Proteins from a genomic interval of Zingiber officinale cultivar Zhangliang chromosome 2A, Zo_v1.1, whole genome shotgun sequence:
- the LOC122040017 gene encoding protein ELF4-LIKE 3-like — protein MEGGSGSAGQLDGKVMQTFQKNFVQVQSILDHNRVLINEINQNHESKVPDNLSRNVGLIRELNDNIRRVVDLYADLSVSFSKSMEADSGHKRSRQQG, from the coding sequence ATGGAGGGGGGAAGCGGCAGCGCAGGGCAGTTGGACGGCAAGGTAATGCAGACGTTCCAGAAGAACTTCGTTCAGGTGCAGAGCATACTCGACCACAACCGTGTGCTGATCAACGAAATCAACCAGAACCACGAGTCGAAGGTCCCGGACAACCTCAGCCGCAACGTCGGCCTCATCAGGGAGCTCAACGACAACATCCGCCGCGTCGTCGACCTCTACGCCGACCTCTCCGTCTCCTTCTCCAAGTCCATGGAGGCCGACTCCGGCCACAAGAGAAGCAGGCAGCAAGGCTAG